The Leucobacter sp. UCMA 4100 genome window below encodes:
- a CDS encoding ABC transporter permease, which yields MSATLVIGVVLVSIVVLVAVVSLFWLPFAQGDTSGSRLEGPGAEHWLGTDKLGRDLFTQLMVGARIALLVGTGSVLIAAVLGIAVGLVAAFSRPWIDDTVSAWLDVVIAFPVLLLAMLIVAVQGSSIWSVILAIGLGMSAVVARLTRILTKRVLQQQFITAARTSGTGLWGIVFGHVLPNITPMLSSALALQFGIAVLAEASLSYLGFGAPPPNASWGRLLQEAQGTVMTAPAGAIAPGIALVVLVLGVNFIADGIGDVTDPKRKVRR from the coding sequence GTGAGCGCCACCCTCGTGATCGGCGTCGTGCTCGTGAGTATCGTGGTGCTCGTGGCTGTGGTCTCGCTCTTCTGGCTCCCGTTTGCGCAGGGCGATACGAGCGGATCGCGTCTCGAGGGGCCGGGCGCCGAGCACTGGCTCGGAACCGATAAACTCGGCCGCGATCTCTTCACCCAGCTCATGGTCGGTGCGCGCATTGCCCTGCTTGTGGGAACCGGTTCGGTGCTCATCGCCGCGGTGCTCGGCATCGCGGTGGGGCTCGTGGCCGCGTTTTCAAGGCCGTGGATCGACGACACCGTCTCTGCCTGGCTTGACGTCGTCATCGCCTTTCCCGTGTTGTTGCTCGCGATGCTCATCGTCGCGGTGCAGGGCTCATCGATCTGGTCGGTCATTCTCGCGATCGGGCTCGGAATGTCGGCCGTCGTCGCGAGGCTCACCCGCATTCTCACGAAGCGCGTCTTGCAACAGCAGTTCATTACGGCCGCGCGCACGAGCGGAACGGGCCTTTGGGGCATCGTCTTTGGCCACGTGCTCCCAAACATCACCCCGATGCTCAGCTCGGCGCTCGCCCTGCAGTTCGGCATCGCCGTGCTCGCCGAGGCGAGCCTCTCGTACCTCGGCTTCGGTGCGCCGCCGCCCAACGCCTCGTGGGGGCGGCTCTTGCAGGAGGCGCAGGGAACCGTGATGACGGCCCCCGCCGGTGCGATCGCGCCGGGCATCGCCCTCGTCGTGCTCGTGCTCGGCGTGAACTTTATTGCCGACGGCATCGGCGACGTAACCGACCCGAAGCGAAAGGTGCGGCGATGA
- a CDS encoding amidohydrolase — MAHTTTTLGVEAKATAQAWIDENLDRLTDWHTHIWELAEPAWREYRSVAWYVERLTEEGFTVEAGSAGMPTAFSAEWSQGEGPTLLTYAEYDAVPGNSQAASTSEQPKEGLSRFAPGHTDPHSVLGISTLAGLLGTKHAMQQHGIAGTLKYTGEPAEKMHGSKVIHGLRGYYDDVDAIVSFHPFYMLPLCNTARWDTQCGAYYSKVYTFTCDNPEQWQISADPNSPIPASHSAARAPGANVALMQMYTASRVMHDAMLPSVGGWSLSDAILTDGQATADNLPARVARIQYSWRTPDIEMAEHVLAVLDRNAEHAAAMAHCEVEERWIARSRPGITNHVMTDVLYDNLSAVGAPRYGDAAIKIAQEIQENLGIEPMEKPFLRETEQLIEPREAERLLREEMPAWQQNWTSDDYVEMTHYAPTVRFYVSRPALQPVPGKGAYPAWVMNALGGFPETISPTIDVAGKTVAGTFIDLLTQPERLAEAKEEFASRREAFGRGPLLPTDFEPPIDLPWPDYHAEEGERRW, encoded by the coding sequence GTGGCTCACACCACCACGACGCTCGGCGTCGAAGCGAAAGCAACCGCACAGGCCTGGATCGACGAGAACCTCGACCGACTCACCGACTGGCACACGCACATTTGGGAGCTCGCAGAGCCCGCATGGCGCGAGTACCGCTCGGTTGCCTGGTACGTCGAGCGCCTCACCGAAGAGGGCTTCACGGTCGAGGCTGGCTCGGCCGGCATGCCAACCGCCTTCAGCGCTGAGTGGAGCCAAGGCGAGGGGCCGACCCTGCTCACCTATGCCGAATATGACGCCGTGCCGGGCAACAGCCAGGCCGCCTCGACGAGCGAGCAGCCCAAAGAGGGGCTCAGCCGTTTCGCGCCCGGCCACACCGATCCGCACTCGGTTCTTGGTATCTCTACCCTCGCAGGCCTGCTCGGCACGAAGCACGCAATGCAGCAGCACGGCATCGCAGGCACCCTCAAGTACACGGGTGAGCCCGCCGAAAAGATGCACGGCTCGAAGGTCATTCACGGCCTGCGCGGCTACTACGACGACGTCGACGCGATCGTGAGTTTTCACCCCTTCTACATGCTGCCCTTGTGCAACACGGCTCGCTGGGACACGCAGTGCGGCGCCTACTACAGCAAGGTCTACACCTTCACGTGTGACAACCCAGAGCAGTGGCAAATCTCGGCCGACCCAAACTCGCCCATTCCGGCGTCGCACTCTGCGGCCAGGGCGCCGGGCGCAAACGTTGCCCTCATGCAGATGTACACCGCGTCGCGGGTCATGCACGACGCCATGCTGCCGAGCGTTGGCGGGTGGAGCCTCTCTGACGCGATTCTGACCGACGGCCAGGCGACCGCCGACAACCTGCCCGCCCGCGTTGCCCGCATTCAGTACTCGTGGCGCACCCCCGACATCGAGATGGCCGAGCACGTGCTCGCGGTGCTCGACCGGAACGCCGAGCACGCCGCGGCAATGGCCCACTGCGAGGTCGAAGAGCGGTGGATCGCCCGCAGCCGCCCCGGCATCACGAACCACGTGATGACCGACGTGCTCTACGACAACCTCTCGGCCGTCGGCGCCCCGCGGTACGGCGACGCCGCGATCAAGATTGCCCAGGAGATTCAGGAAAACCTCGGCATCGAGCCGATGGAGAAGCCGTTCTTGCGCGAGACCGAGCAGCTCATCGAGCCGCGCGAGGCCGAGCGCCTGCTGCGCGAAGAGATGCCCGCATGGCAGCAGAACTGGACGAGCGACGACTACGTCGAGATGACGCACTACGCACCGACCGTGCGCTTCTACGTCTCGCGCCCCGCGCTGCAGCCGGTGCCGGGCAAGGGTGCGTACCCGGCCTGGGTCATGAACGCCCTCGGCGGTTTTCCCGAGACCATCAGCCCCACGATCGACGTGGCGGGCAAGACCGTCGCCGGCACCTTCATCGACCTGCTCACGCAGCCCGAGCGCCTCGCCGAGGCGAAGGAGGAATTCGCCTCGCGACGCGAAGCCTTCGGGCGCGGGCCGCTGCTGCCCACCGACTTCGAGCCACCGATCGACCTGCCGTGGCCTGATTACCACGCCGAAGAGGGCGAGCGCCGCTGGTAG
- the pepE gene encoding dipeptidase PepE: protein MNNLLLLSNSTNAGMGYLEHAWQAVLPALDGVTELVFVPYSLADHDAYTQKVREAFAPHGITVKGVHEDGDPVATVRQAQAIFVGGGNTFRLLDRLKQERLIVELHNHVAAGKLYMGASAGTNVAAPTIRTTNDMPIIFPEGFDALGLVPFQINCHYLDADPNSTHAGETRELRLTEFHEENTTPVVAIREGVWIRVHGGVTEIGGAAVNTQYGPALLFTPGEAPREISGVLG from the coding sequence ATGAACAACCTTCTGCTCCTTTCAAACTCGACGAACGCCGGCATGGGCTACCTCGAACACGCGTGGCAGGCTGTTCTGCCAGCACTCGATGGCGTCACCGAGCTCGTCTTCGTGCCCTACTCGCTCGCTGACCACGACGCCTACACGCAGAAGGTGCGCGAGGCTTTCGCACCGCACGGCATCACGGTGAAGGGCGTTCACGAAGACGGCGACCCGGTCGCGACGGTGCGCCAGGCGCAAGCGATCTTCGTCGGCGGCGGCAACACCTTCCGCCTGCTCGACCGGCTCAAGCAGGAGCGCCTCATCGTCGAGCTGCACAACCACGTCGCAGCAGGCAAGCTCTACATGGGCGCGAGCGCGGGAACGAACGTCGCGGCCCCCACGATCCGCACGACGAATGACATGCCCATCATCTTTCCCGAGGGCTTCGACGCGCTCGGCCTCGTGCCCTTCCAGATCAACTGCCACTACCTCGACGCCGACCCGAACTCGACCCACGCCGGCGAGACCCGCGAGCTGCGCCTCACCGAGTTTCACGAAGAGAACACGACGCCCGTCGTCGCTATTCGTGAGGGCGTGTGGATCAGGGTTCACGGCGGCGTCACCGAGATCGGCGGAGCCGCGGTCAACACGCAGTACGGCCCGGCACTGCTCTTCACGCCCGGCGAGGCGCCGCGTGAGATTTCTGGGGTGCTCGGCTAA
- a CDS encoding ATP-binding cassette domain-containing protein codes for MNDVTSERPAREQALLDVRGLTVLAPSGATLVSDVTFSVGRGERVGLIGESGSGKSVTSLALTRLLAPGFSTSGSVLLDGVATLDADEASLRKLRGPGASMVFQESLSALDPLMRVGKQIAEPLKRHRGLRGDELAAAVSDALAEMRLTDSRIARAFPHELSGGQRQRVAIAIALASRPALLIADEPTTALDVTVQREVLALLDRLVAERGMSLLFISHDLAVVARMVDHIVVMQQGGVVEQGAAADVIDAPQHAYTEQLIASARAFDDALGDAFEGEGEV; via the coding sequence ATGAACGACGTGACCTCTGAGCGGCCTGCACGCGAGCAGGCGCTGCTCGACGTGCGCGGCCTGACGGTTCTGGCGCCCTCGGGCGCGACCCTCGTGAGCGACGTCACCTTTTCGGTTGGCCGTGGCGAGCGGGTCGGCCTCATCGGCGAGTCGGGCTCTGGCAAGTCGGTGACGAGCCTCGCCCTGACGCGCCTGTTGGCTCCCGGCTTTTCGACCAGCGGCAGTGTGCTGCTCGACGGGGTCGCGACGCTCGATGCCGATGAGGCGAGCCTCAGGAAGCTTCGCGGGCCGGGCGCATCAATGGTGTTTCAGGAGTCGCTGAGCGCGCTCGATCCGCTCATGCGCGTCGGCAAGCAAATTGCCGAACCGCTCAAGCGCCACCGGGGCCTGCGTGGCGACGAGCTCGCCGCGGCCGTGAGCGATGCGCTCGCGGAGATGCGACTCACCGATTCGCGTATCGCACGAGCCTTCCCGCACGAGCTCTCGGGCGGCCAGCGCCAGCGCGTCGCGATCGCGATTGCACTCGCCTCGCGCCCGGCGCTGCTCATCGCTGACGAGCCGACGACGGCGCTCGACGTGACGGTACAGCGCGAGGTGCTCGCGCTGCTCGACCGGCTCGTGGCCGAGCGGGGCATGTCGCTGCTGTTCATTAGCCACGATCTCGCGGTCGTGGCGCGCATGGTCGACCACATCGTGGTTATGCAGCAGGGTGGGGTGGTTGAGCAGGGAGCCGCGGCCGACGTGATTGACGCGCCCCAGCACGCCTACACCGAGCAGCTCATCGCGAGTGCCCGTGCGTTTGACGACGCCCTGGGCGACGCGTTCGAAGGGGAGGGTGAGGTCTGA
- a CDS encoding ABC transporter permease: protein MPNTSTVAIHTRKLEAKPEQKAVSAFSLLIRNPSAMVGAAVILFWTLGGIMTSFWSPYPPNLTGAGPLLEPPSFEHLFGTDNFGRDIFSRVLAGARVSLWTGLLAVALSLVIGVPIGAIAGYFRGAVGMVLMRLMDMLLAFPSLLLAMTLAVALGPGLSSAMIAVGIVGIPEFARIMYGQTVSLREKDYVEASHAIGLKNTVILFRHILPNGIVPIIVRCALGMGYAILTAAALSFIGLGAQPPLAEWGVMISDGRGYIISGEWWMTFFPGLAIASSILGFNLFGDGLRDVLDPRLRTSAK from the coding sequence ATGCCTAATACATCAACGGTTGCCATTCACACTCGCAAGCTTGAGGCCAAGCCAGAGCAGAAGGCGGTGAGCGCCTTCTCGCTGCTCATTCGCAACCCATCGGCCATGGTGGGCGCCGCGGTGATTCTCTTCTGGACCCTGGGCGGCATCATGACGTCGTTCTGGAGCCCATACCCGCCGAACCTCACGGGCGCGGGGCCGCTGCTTGAGCCACCGAGCTTCGAGCACCTCTTCGGCACCGACAACTTTGGCCGCGACATCTTCTCCCGCGTGCTCGCGGGGGCGAGGGTTTCGCTCTGGACGGGGCTGCTCGCGGTCGCCCTCTCGCTCGTCATCGGTGTTCCGATCGGCGCGATTGCCGGCTACTTCCGCGGAGCCGTGGGCATGGTGCTCATGCGCCTCATGGACATGCTGCTCGCCTTCCCGTCGCTGCTGCTCGCCATGACGCTCGCCGTCGCACTCGGCCCCGGCCTCTCGTCGGCCATGATCGCCGTCGGCATCGTGGGCATTCCCGAGTTCGCCCGCATTATGTACGGGCAGACGGTCTCGCTCCGAGAAAAAGACTACGTTGAGGCCTCGCACGCGATCGGCCTGAAAAACACGGTCATTCTCTTCCGCCACATTCTGCCCAACGGCATCGTGCCAATCATCGTGCGCTGCGCGCTCGGCATGGGCTACGCGATTCTCACCGCTGCGGCGCTGAGCTTCATCGGCCTCGGCGCTCAGCCGCCGCTCGCCGAGTGGGGCGTCATGATCTCAGACGGTCGCGGCTACATCATCTCGGGTGAGTGGTGGATGACCTTCTTCCCGGGCCTCGCGATCGCCTCGTCGATTCTCGGCTTCAACCTCTTCGGTGACGGGCTACGGGACGTGCTTGATCCGCGTCTTCGTACCTCTGCGAAGTAA
- a CDS encoding IclR family transcriptional regulator gives MQTVDRALAVLLSFSTRRTEWGVMELAEEFDLDKSAAQRLLSTLAHRGFLYADPVTRRYRMGPAMWRIAGTWERRGGMALLVEPLLSEFADRSSRTASFNLADGSYVRCVAAVDGGNAPMRDHPLVGELYPAHAGATSRAYFAFLSSSQRQALMYHRPLAKFSDLTSQDAHEIEQEMLLVAEKGWAYSEGEYDSNTRAISAPVFVLGRPVGTVSLGEAKREDRGDIREHVDPLLHTAAKIGALLSTQTPDARSS, from the coding sequence CTGCAGACCGTCGACCGCGCCCTCGCCGTACTGCTCTCGTTCTCAACGAGACGCACCGAGTGGGGCGTCATGGAACTCGCAGAAGAGTTCGACCTCGACAAATCGGCGGCCCAGAGACTGCTCAGCACTCTGGCACACCGCGGCTTCCTGTACGCCGACCCGGTGACGAGACGCTACCGCATGGGCCCCGCAATGTGGCGCATCGCGGGCACCTGGGAGCGACGCGGTGGCATGGCCCTGCTCGTCGAGCCCCTGCTCTCAGAGTTCGCCGACCGCTCGAGCCGCACCGCCTCATTCAACCTCGCCGACGGCTCGTACGTGCGCTGCGTCGCCGCGGTCGATGGCGGCAACGCCCCCATGCGCGACCACCCCCTCGTGGGCGAGCTCTACCCCGCGCACGCCGGGGCCACCTCACGCGCCTACTTCGCCTTCCTCTCGTCGTCGCAGCGGCAGGCGCTCATGTACCATCGGCCCCTCGCGAAGTTCAGTGACCTGACCTCGCAAGATGCCCACGAGATCGAGCAAGAAATGCTGCTCGTTGCCGAGAAGGGCTGGGCCTACTCAGAGGGCGAATACGACAGCAACACGCGAGCCATCTCGGCCCCCGTCTTCGTGCTTGGCCGCCCCGTTGGCACCGTGAGCCTCGGTGAAGCCAAGCGTGAAGACCGAGGCGACATTCGCGAGCACGTCGATCCGCTCCTGCATACCGCCGCCAAGATCGGCGCACTCCTGTCAACCCAAACCCCCGATGCGAGGTCATCATGA
- a CDS encoding ABC transporter substrate-binding protein produces MANVSRGARKHRGAFFLAAGTALALLVTGCSSQAASEGGADAVIAVGSLYEPVNLSNTAGGGQGVTEALTGNVYEGLFKLTDDGEVENLLAEGFEVSEDGLVYTVTLREGVTFHSGKALTSQDVKASVEAVTAEDSQSARKSSFAVIDAIETPDDHTVVFTLSQRAISFIYNLSYVWIVNADATDLNTSEDGTGPYVLDEWKRGSSLALTRWDDYWGEPAKNAGVEFSYFTDATAQNNALQTGQLDLITSVQSPDLLEQFEGNDDYTISAGDSTTKELLAFNDRVAPFTDAKVRKAIYSAIDTEKLLTSIWGEYGTQIGSMVPPTDPWYTDLTNMNPYDPELSRSLLADAGFADGFSFTLDTPSYDPHPVVAEFVQSELAKVGITVNINTISADEWYSKVFQDRDFEATLQEHVNDRDVVWYGNPDFYWGYENDDVVQWVAEAEQALTEDEQTELLTKVNEQIAEDAASVWLYLYPQIVVSAKEVSGYPVNGLNSQFFAYDIVKE; encoded by the coding sequence GTGGCCAATGTATCTCGTGGCGCCCGCAAACACCGCGGCGCTTTCTTCCTCGCGGCCGGCACCGCGCTCGCCCTGCTCGTGACGGGCTGCTCGTCGCAGGCCGCCTCGGAGGGCGGGGCTGACGCCGTCATCGCGGTTGGCTCGCTCTACGAACCCGTGAACCTTTCGAATACGGCTGGCGGCGGCCAGGGCGTGACCGAAGCACTCACCGGTAACGTCTACGAGGGCCTTTTCAAGCTCACCGACGACGGCGAGGTTGAGAACCTGCTCGCCGAGGGCTTTGAGGTGAGCGAAGACGGCCTCGTGTACACCGTGACCCTGCGCGAGGGCGTGACCTTCCACTCGGGCAAGGCGCTGACCTCGCAAGACGTGAAGGCGAGCGTCGAGGCGGTCACCGCTGAAGATTCGCAGTCGGCGCGCAAGTCGAGCTTCGCCGTGATCGACGCCATCGAGACCCCCGACGACCACACCGTCGTCTTCACGCTCTCACAGCGCGCCATCTCGTTCATCTACAACCTCAGCTACGTGTGGATCGTGAACGCCGACGCGACCGACCTCAACACGAGCGAAGACGGCACCGGCCCGTACGTGCTCGACGAGTGGAAGCGCGGCAGCTCGCTCGCGCTCACGCGGTGGGACGATTACTGGGGCGAGCCAGCGAAGAACGCGGGCGTCGAGTTCAGCTACTTCACCGATGCCACGGCGCAGAACAACGCCCTGCAAACCGGGCAGCTTGACCTCATCACGAGCGTGCAGAGCCCTGACCTGCTCGAGCAGTTCGAGGGCAACGACGACTACACGATTAGCGCCGGCGACTCGACGACCAAGGAGCTGCTCGCGTTCAACGACCGGGTTGCGCCCTTCACCGACGCTAAGGTGCGCAAAGCGATCTACTCGGCAATCGATACCGAGAAGCTGCTCACCTCGATCTGGGGCGAGTACGGCACGCAGATTGGCTCGATGGTGCCCCCGACCGACCCCTGGTACACAGATCTCACGAACATGAACCCCTACGACCCTGAGCTGTCGCGCTCGCTGCTCGCCGACGCGGGCTTCGCCGATGGCTTCAGCTTCACGCTCGACACCCCGAGCTACGACCCGCACCCCGTTGTGGCCGAGTTCGTCCAGTCTGAGCTCGCCAAGGTGGGCATCACGGTGAACATCAACACGATTAGCGCCGATGAGTGGTACTCGAAGGTGTTCCAGGACCGCGACTTCGAGGCGACGCTGCAGGAGCATGTGAACGACCGCGACGTGGTCTGGTACGGCAACCCCGACTTCTACTGGGGCTACGAGAACGACGATGTCGTGCAGTGGGTCGCTGAGGCCGAGCAGGCGCTCACCGAAGACGAGCAGACCGAACTGCTCACGAAGGTGAACGAGCAGATTGCCGAAGACGCGGCGAGCGTGTGGCTCTACCTCTACCCACAAATCGTGGTCTCAGCGAAAGAGGTCAGCGGTTACCCCGTCAACGGGCTGAACTCGCAGTTCTTCGCCTACGACATTGTGAAAGAGTAG
- a CDS encoding ABC transporter permease has translation MLRYLTRRFGFLLLSFAAAMVVIFVLLRLLPGDPANALLSVNATPEQIAAAQRQVGSDLPVLTQFGAWVGAIARLDFGTSFISGLPVGPEIVSRLSVTLPLTLLSFALAVVLALVIGVTAAVKADRWYGVLLSGFSQLGIAVPTFWVGILLVWLFALSLGWLPSGGFPRASWSNPGAAFTALALPVLTIAIVMSASLARYVRTATLDVLGSGYLRTARAHGSGGAEAFLRHGLRNASVPVISILGIELSTALIGAVVVESVFTLPGLGSLLLGGINQHDYITIQGVLVVSTFFVLFVGFVADVLQRIVDPRLRQTVSGNR, from the coding sequence ATGCTTCGATACTTAACACGCCGCTTCGGCTTTCTGCTGCTCTCGTTTGCGGCAGCGATGGTTGTGATCTTCGTGCTGCTCAGGCTCCTGCCTGGCGACCCGGCAAACGCGCTGCTCTCGGTCAACGCGACCCCAGAGCAGATCGCCGCCGCGCAGCGCCAGGTGGGGTCAGACCTGCCGGTGCTCACGCAGTTCGGAGCATGGGTGGGGGCGATCGCCCGGCTCGACTTCGGCACCTCGTTCATCAGCGGGTTGCCGGTCGGGCCCGAGATCGTCTCGCGGCTCTCGGTCACCCTGCCGCTCACGCTCCTGTCGTTTGCGCTCGCCGTCGTGCTCGCGCTCGTCATTGGCGTGACCGCGGCGGTGAAGGCCGACCGCTGGTATGGCGTGCTGCTCTCTGGCTTCTCGCAGCTCGGCATCGCGGTGCCGACATTCTGGGTAGGCATCTTGCTCGTCTGGCTGTTCGCGCTCTCGCTCGGCTGGCTTCCCTCGGGCGGGTTTCCGCGGGCGAGCTGGTCAAACCCGGGTGCCGCCTTCACGGCGCTCGCCCTGCCCGTTCTCACGATCGCGATCGTCATGAGCGCGTCGCTTGCCCGGTACGTGCGCACGGCCACGCTCGACGTGCTCGGCAGCGGCTACCTGCGCACGGCCCGCGCCCACGGTTCAGGAGGCGCCGAGGCCTTTCTGCGGCACGGCCTGCGCAACGCATCGGTGCCCGTCATCTCGATTCTTGGCATCGAGCTCTCGACGGCGCTCATTGGCGCGGTGGTCGTCGAGAGCGTGTTCACGCTGCCCGGTCTCGGCAGCCTCCTGCTCGGTGGCATTAACCAGCACGACTACATCACCATTCAGGGGGTTCTCGTGGTCAGCACCTTCTTCGTCTTGTTTGTTGGCTTTGTCGCCGACGTGCTGCAACGCATCGTCGACCCGCGGCTGCGTCAGACGGTTTCGGGCAACCGATGA
- a CDS encoding ABC transporter ATP-binding protein translates to MTVLELSDASFAYGSHQILHGVSLALSEGESVGLVGESGSGKSTMLSLLLGLNSPQTGEVRFEGQRLERRNREQMRAFRAAVQAVFQDPASSLNPRQRVGRIVGEPLRSLGLATGADAEQRVREALTSVGLPADAALRYPHEFSGGQQQRIAIARATVSSPRVLLADEPVSALDVTTRIHIIDLLAELRESQGLALLMVSHDLGSVAALCERTVVLRDGRVVEEGATRELLRAPQSEYARELIAAVPRLPAGGQQPAR, encoded by the coding sequence ATGACGGTTCTTGAACTGAGCGATGCGAGCTTCGCATACGGCTCGCACCAGATTCTTCACGGGGTGTCGCTCGCGCTTAGCGAGGGCGAGTCGGTGGGGCTCGTCGGTGAGTCTGGCTCGGGCAAATCGACGATGCTTTCGTTGCTGCTCGGCCTAAACTCGCCCCAAACGGGCGAGGTGCGCTTTGAGGGGCAGCGCCTCGAGCGGCGCAACCGCGAGCAGATGCGGGCCTTTCGCGCGGCCGTGCAGGCGGTGTTTCAAGACCCCGCATCGTCGCTCAACCCCAGGCAGCGCGTGGGCCGCATCGTTGGCGAGCCGCTGCGCTCACTCGGGCTCGCGACGGGGGCCGATGCCGAACAGCGGGTGCGCGAGGCGCTCACCTCGGTTGGCCTTCCCGCTGATGCGGCCCTGCGCTACCCGCACGAGTTCTCTGGAGGGCAGCAGCAGCGCATCGCGATCGCTCGCGCCACCGTCTCGTCGCCGCGCGTACTCCTCGCCGACGAGCCAGTGAGCGCCCTCGACGTGACGACCCGCATTCACATCATTGACCTGCTCGCAGAGCTCAGAGAATCGCAGGGTCTCGCGCTGCTCATGGTCTCCCACGACCTCGGGAGTGTCGCGGCGCTGTGCGAGCGAACGGTGGTGCTGCGTGATGGCCGGGTGGTCGAAGAGGGCGCAACGCGAGAGCTCTTGCGCGCACCCCAGAGCGAGTACGCGCGCGAGCTCATCGCGGCGGTGCCGAGGCTGCCGGCCGGTGGCCAGCAACCGGCTCGTTAG
- a CDS encoding DUF1684 domain-containing protein, producing MSDSVLSAAIEQSREGHDAWHSERAAAVTGPTGNLALVETRWFGAGETVDVEAEQASAPEGVTVTSLARRSLSTGEAEHGLRRWDANSAAIRAFNGISAFAFNPDWVIAANFTPVSADRTVPFEHIRDNGGTRELVVPGDITFTLNDVEYRFAAFDDGGVLLLVFGDATNGAEGADATYGAGRFLFVERPDGGSDAEAGTVILDFNRAFVPPCGFSAQYNCPMPPAQNRFALPVHAGEKQVLFAEGFDLYAA from the coding sequence ATGAGTGATTCTGTTTTGAGTGCCGCGATCGAGCAGTCGCGAGAAGGCCACGACGCGTGGCATTCCGAGCGCGCCGCCGCGGTGACCGGGCCAACCGGCAACCTTGCTCTCGTCGAGACGCGCTGGTTTGGTGCTGGCGAAACCGTCGATGTCGAGGCTGAGCAGGCATCGGCGCCAGAGGGCGTGACGGTGACCTCGCTCGCGCGTCGCTCGCTGAGCACCGGCGAAGCCGAACACGGCCTGCGTCGCTGGGATGCGAACTCTGCCGCGATCCGCGCGTTCAACGGCATCAGTGCCTTCGCGTTTAACCCCGACTGGGTGATCGCCGCGAACTTCACGCCGGTCTCAGCCGACCGCACCGTGCCCTTCGAGCACATTCGCGACAACGGCGGCACGCGAGAGCTCGTGGTGCCGGGAGACATCACCTTCACGCTGAACGACGTCGAGTACCGCTTCGCGGCCTTTGACGACGGCGGTGTGTTGCTGCTCGTGTTCGGTGATGCGACGAACGGCGCCGAGGGCGCCGACGCAACCTATGGCGCCGGCCGCTTCCTGTTCGTCGAGCGCCCAGACGGCGGCAGCGACGCCGAGGCGGGCACCGTGATTCTTGACTTTAACCGGGCCTTCGTGCCCCCGTGCGGCTTCTCGGCGCAGTACAACTGCCCGATGCCGCCCGCCCAAAACCGCTTCGCCCTGCCCGTTCACGCCGGTGAAAAGCAGGTTCTCTTCGCTGAGGGTTTCGACCTGTACGCCGCCTAA
- a CDS encoding ABC transporter permease has translation MQTIVRRILAMIPTLLGVIVSIFVITRVLPGDPARTLAGENAADSVVEKLRVQMGLDKSVWQQFVDYFTGLFRGDLGFAWHTGRPVAEDFATRFPATVELALMALAIGIIVGIPLGILGATQRDRIADHATRIISLLGASMPLFWLGLLVISVFYGTLGWEPAPVGRIDDAINPPTHITGLYLIDSALTGDMIAFKSAFSHLIWPAMVLSVGALAIISRMTRSAMLEVLGQDYIRTAQAKGMSQTRVIGGHALKNASPSIVTVVGLELGQLLGGAVITETIFNWPGIGGYVVESIEATDYAPVQAMTLLAAVIFLVVNLIVDLSQGIFDPKVRNA, from the coding sequence GTGCAGACCATAGTTCGGCGCATACTTGCGATGATCCCCACGCTGCTGGGTGTCATCGTCAGTATCTTCGTGATCACGCGCGTATTGCCCGGTGATCCTGCCCGCACGCTCGCCGGTGAAAATGCCGCAGACAGCGTGGTTGAAAAGCTCCGGGTGCAGATGGGGCTCGACAAGTCGGTATGGCAACAGTTCGTTGATTACTTCACCGGACTCTTCCGTGGCGACCTCGGCTTTGCCTGGCACACCGGAAGGCCCGTCGCTGAAGACTTCGCGACGCGCTTCCCGGCCACCGTCGAGCTCGCCCTCATGGCGCTCGCGATCGGCATCATCGTCGGCATCCCGCTCGGCATCCTCGGCGCGACGCAGCGTGACCGCATCGCCGATCACGCGACGCGCATCATCTCGCTGCTCGGCGCCTCGATGCCGTTGTTCTGGCTCGGTCTGCTCGTCATCTCGGTCTTCTACGGCACGCTCGGCTGGGAGCCAGCGCCGGTTGGCCGCATCGATGACGCGATCAACCCGCCGACGCACATCACGGGGCTCTACCTCATCGATAGCGCACTCACGGGCGACATGATCGCCTTCAAGAGCGCCTTCTCGCACCTCATCTGGCCCGCCATGGTGCTCTCGGTGGGAGCCCTCGCGATCATCTCGCGTATGACGCGCTCGGCCATGCTCGAGGTGCTCGGGCAGGACTACATTCGCACGGCGCAGGCCAAGGGCATGAGCCAGACCCGAGTGATCGGTGGCCACGCGCTCAAGAATGCTTCGCCCTCAATCGTGACGGTCGTCGGCCTCGAGCTCGGCCAGCTGCTCGGCGGTGCCGTGATCACCGAGACGATCTTCAACTGGCCCGGTATCGGTGGCTACGTCGTCGAGTCGATTGAGGCGACCGACTACGCGCCGGTGCAGGCGATGACGTTGCTCGCTGCCGTCATCTTCCTCGTCGTGAACCTCATCGTCGACCTCTCGCAGGGAATTTTTGATCCGAAGGTGCGCAATGCCTAA